Proteins encoded in a region of the Neisseria subflava genome:
- the era gene encoding GTPase Era yields the protein MDIETFLQNESQHPTDYRCGFVAIVGRPNVGKSTLMNHLIGQKISITSKKAQTTRNRVTGIYTDDTAQFVFVDTPGFQTNHRNALNDRLNQNVTEALSGVDVVVFVVEAMRFTDADRVVLKQLPKHTPVVLVVNKIDKDKAKDKFALEAFINEVRQEFEFTASEAVSAKHGLRIANLLELLKPYLPESIPMYPEDMVTDKSSRFLAMEIVREKLFRYLGEELPYAMNVEVEQFEEEESGLFRIYIAVLVDKDSQKAILIGKGGEKLKKISTEARLDMEKLFDTKVFLKIWVKVKSGWADDIRFLRELGL from the coding sequence CGCAACACCCGACGGATTATCGTTGCGGCTTTGTGGCCATCGTGGGTCGCCCGAATGTCGGCAAATCCACGTTGATGAACCATTTAATCGGTCAGAAAATCAGTATCACCAGTAAAAAAGCACAAACCACGCGCAATCGTGTAACCGGTATTTACACCGACGACACGGCGCAATTTGTGTTTGTCGATACGCCGGGTTTTCAAACCAATCATCGCAATGCCTTGAATGACCGTCTTAATCAAAACGTAACCGAAGCGTTGAGCGGCGTGGACGTGGTGGTTTTTGTGGTGGAGGCCATGCGCTTTACCGATGCCGACCGCGTGGTGTTGAAGCAGTTGCCTAAGCATACGCCTGTGGTATTGGTGGTCAATAAAATCGATAAAGATAAAGCCAAAGATAAATTTGCGCTTGAGGCTTTTATCAATGAAGTGCGGCAAGAGTTTGAGTTTACCGCCAGCGAGGCAGTTAGCGCGAAACATGGCCTGCGTATTGCCAATCTGCTGGAACTGCTCAAGCCGTATCTGCCGGAAAGTATCCCGATGTATCCGGAAGATATGGTGACGGATAAATCCAGCCGATTCCTGGCGATGGAAATTGTGCGCGAAAAATTGTTCCGCTATTTGGGCGAAGAGTTGCCGTATGCGATGAATGTTGAAGTGGAGCAGTTTGAGGAAGAGGAAAGCGGACTGTTCCGCATTTATATCGCGGTGTTGGTCGATAAAGACAGCCAAAAGGCGATTTTGATTGGTAAGGGTGGGGAGAAATTGAAGAAAATTTCTACTGAAGCCCGCCTTGATATGGAAAAATTATTTGATACCAAAGTCTTTTTGAAGATTTGGGTGAAAGTGAAATCCGGTTGGGCAGACGATATTCGTTTTTTGCGCGAATTGGGATTGTGA